The DNA region CCACTATGCTGTGCTCTGccctttcttattttctttctcaatGTTAGAATGTGCATTTCTGGCCCTATTACAGGGCATGTCACTTTAaaccaaatgaaaaaaaaaaaaaaaaaatttcctgCAATCTATGGTTAGTAAGGATCTATATAAACAATACCAACTTATTTGGTACAGAGGCGTATCTCATGGTAAACAGCTTGTATATGTTTATTTTTTGGTTcaagaggaaaatattttctatatttCACCTTTTCAAAAAATGACCCTATACTTTCAAATCAAACttcattcaaatttcaaatattaaaaaatacatggaatctatgtccaaacgcctatTTAACGGAGAAATGTATAAACAACCATTCTTAGGGCTGCTATTTAGGGATTAGCTAGTAGAGTATTTGTTTTGTACTgtaaatttaaactaaaaatcttgattttaagATAACATGTGATATTTGTATCTAGAAAAAATTAAACCGATAGTAGGTATtgactaatttttaaatagcaGGCCGGGTATCTAGCGTTGTTTCTACTTAATATTATATGGCGCCGTGTAGCTCTCAAGTTAAAAATTGCTTCGGCTAATATAACATTTTTGGCAATTAACCGAGTTAACAGCTAACGGTCCAGAGCGAGAGCCTGAAATACTGCCTTTGGTCCCGCCAATGAATGATTCTCGGAATGGGCTATGGCAACAGAAAGATATCGCCCTCTCTCTGCTAAAGTCTTCACACAAGCTCACCACATTGAATCATCTAAAGTCTCTCCATGTATACCTCCTCCGCACCGGCCTTCACCACAGCAGTTTCGCCGTCGGCAACTTCATAACCTATTGCGCTTCTCTTGGAATCATGTCATATGCAGCCCAACTGTTCGATCAAATGTCCGAGCCAAATTCCTTTGTCTGGAATACCCTCATCAGAGGCTTCCAACAGAATCATTCCGCGAAAAATACCCTTTATTATTTTGATCAAATGCGGGCGCACGGTGTCCAGCCTGATAAATTCACATACCCTTTTGTCATTCGCGCTTGTTCGGATTTATTGGAGTTTGCCAAAGGACTAAGTCTTCATGGCCAGTTGTTTAAAATTGGAGTCCATTTTGATATCTTTGTGGGTACTAGTTTGATCGAATTTTATACTGGTATGGGGAACATGAGCATGACTAAAAAGGTTTTTGAGGAATTGCCGGTTAAAGATGAGGTAACATGGTATGCCATGTTATCTTGTTATGTTAACAAATTTAACGACATGGAAAAAGCTCGGGATTTGTTCGAGAAGATACCGTGTAAGGATCTTGTAATTTGGCATACCATAATTCTTGGGTATGTCAAAGCCGGGGACTTAGAACTAGCGAAATGGTATTTTGATAGAGCGCCTGTTAAGGATTTACTCATGTACAATACTATTTTAGGTTGCCTTGCCAAGAATGGCGAACTTGATTGTCTCTTGAGATTGTTCCATGAAATGCCTTTTAGGGATTTGGTATCTTGGAATACAGTAATTGGAGGGCTCGTACGTGATGGGAGGATTAATGAAGCTATGAGATTCTTCCATCAAATGGAAAGAGTGAATTTGTCGCCTGATGATGTTACCCTGGCGAGCTTGCTCTCTGCTTGTGCACAAGCTGGAGCTCTGGATACTGGGAAATGGTTGCACTCATATATTGATAGGAGGTATAATGAGTTAAATGCTGTGATTGGAACGGCATTGGTAGATATGTATTGCAAGTGTGGGGATTTGGAGAGTGCTGCAT from Nicotiana tabacum cultivar K326 chromosome 24, ASM71507v2, whole genome shotgun sequence includes:
- the LOC107825888 gene encoding pentatricopeptide repeat-containing protein At2g29760, chloroplastic-like — its product is MNDSRNGLWQQKDIALSLLKSSHKLTTLNHLKSLHVYLLRTGLHHSSFAVGNFITYCASLGIMSYAAQLFDQMSEPNSFVWNTLIRGFQQNHSAKNTLYYFDQMRAHGVQPDKFTYPFVIRACSDLLEFAKGLSLHGQLFKIGVHFDIFVGTSLIEFYTGMGNMSMTKKVFEELPVKDEVTWYAMLSCYVNKFNDMEKARDLFEKIPCKDLVIWHTIILGYVKAGDLELAKWYFDRAPVKDLLMYNTILGCLAKNGELDCLLRLFHEMPFRDLVSWNTVIGGLVRDGRINEAMRFFHQMERVNLSPDDVTLASLLSACAQAGALDTGKWLHSYIDRRYNELNAVIGTALVDMYCKCGDLESAAYVFDKMPERDVVAWSAMIMGSSMNGQSRTALNFFYRMKDESERPNDATILGVLCACVHAGLVDEGRKCFYGMSQKFGLTPKLEHYGCMVDLLGRAGLLDEAYNLIQSMPYEPHTGAWGALLGACKIHGNVELAEKAIEHLIQLDLEDGGYLAIMSNIYANAGRWEDVSKVRKLMKVKGIGKSRGISSIEVNGVIHEFGVQEKRHPQAREIYDLIDEIYRRLKKAGHVASTSEVFFDVEEEEKEKALFFHSEKMAVAFGLIATDKNTIIRVVKNLRICADCHAAMKLISASFEREIIIRDRHRFHHFKNGFCSCGDYW